A stretch of Enterobacter cloacae complex sp. ECNIH7 DNA encodes these proteins:
- a CDS encoding HNH endonuclease, with translation MPKKRPIEERFWEKVDKRGDDECWIWLGATIQPGGGRHIKPQIYGKIAGPRTPAGRVFWSSHRLSWFLKHGDIPPGMLVDHKCHNTLCVNPSHLRLVTPKQNSENREGPAITRNSSGKRGVRWNPQVGKWHAYYSHNRKAHCVGFFDDLEEAAEAARRARNKVFTHNDADRY, from the coding sequence ATGCCTAAAAAAAGACCCATTGAGGAAAGATTCTGGGAAAAGGTTGATAAGCGTGGTGACGATGAGTGCTGGATTTGGCTCGGCGCAACCATTCAACCTGGTGGCGGAAGACATATCAAACCTCAGATATACGGGAAAATAGCGGGGCCGAGAACGCCAGCAGGTCGTGTTTTTTGGTCTTCTCATCGGCTTTCATGGTTTCTGAAGCATGGTGATATTCCGCCTGGAATGCTCGTGGACCATAAGTGTCATAACACTCTATGCGTTAATCCTTCCCACCTCAGACTCGTAACTCCAAAGCAAAATAGCGAAAACCGAGAGGGACCCGCTATCACACGGAATTCATCTGGGAAGCGCGGGGTAAGATGGAATCCTCAGGTTGGCAAATGGCATGCGTACTACAGCCACAACAGAAAGGCGCACTGCGTAGGCTTCTTCGATGATCTTGAGGAGGCTGCTGAAGCCGCACGACGAGCCCGTAATAAGGTGTTTACCCATAATGATGCTGACAGATATTAA